One Actinosynnema pretiosum DNA segment encodes these proteins:
- a CDS encoding glucuronyl esterase domain-containing protein encodes MITRSGHLRLSLALLTALALTGTALATTTPTPAPPSTAAVEDDGADCPVALPGSTPANPRLPDPFTRIDGSRVTTLADWRCRRAEIRELAERHVYGDKPARPASVTGSVSRTSISVTTTHQGRTASFSASVDAPSGTGPFPAVIVVGGFGADTAAIKAAGAAVISYDPLAVGREGTPRGNKQGAFYTLHGASSPTGLLAAWAWGASRVIDVIEQSGSTTIRADGIGVTGCSRYGKSAFAVGAFDQRVALTMPIESGSAGAPAFRSIAGESGAQPLSSAYGEQPWLGDAFSAYTGNPNALPIDTHQVIGMIAPRGLLLLENPHVDWLAARSGSVAALAGAEVYKALGAADNISYWSDVQDGTHCASRPEWRGPIQDNIREHLLRSGNAPQVFRVSAKKAGNLAQWRDWQTPVLTGGGEPTSTTTTTTTTGATATTTPPPGAGCTASASVNQWNGGFVATVTVTANRAITGWTVGATLPSGATITNSWNTTRTGASGPVTFTDAGFNGALAAGRSTEFGYQATGAAPTAALTCTAR; translated from the coding sequence GTGATCACCCGCTCCGGCCATCTCCGGCTGTCGCTCGCCCTCCTCACCGCGCTGGCCCTCACCGGCACCGCGCTCGCCACCACGACCCCCACCCCCGCACCCCCGTCCACCGCGGCCGTCGAGGACGACGGCGCCGACTGCCCCGTCGCCCTCCCCGGCAGCACGCCCGCCAACCCGCGCCTGCCCGACCCGTTCACCAGGATCGACGGCTCCCGCGTCACCACCCTCGCCGACTGGCGGTGCCGCCGCGCCGAGATCCGCGAGCTCGCCGAGCGCCACGTCTACGGCGACAAGCCCGCCAGGCCCGCCTCCGTCACCGGCTCCGTCTCGCGCACCTCCATCTCCGTCACCACCACCCACCAGGGCCGCACCGCGAGCTTCTCCGCGAGCGTCGACGCCCCCAGCGGCACCGGACCGTTCCCCGCCGTCATCGTGGTGGGCGGGTTCGGGGCCGACACCGCCGCGATCAAGGCCGCGGGCGCGGCCGTGATCAGCTACGACCCGCTCGCCGTCGGCCGCGAGGGCACGCCGCGCGGCAACAAGCAGGGCGCGTTCTACACGCTCCACGGCGCGTCCAGCCCGACCGGCCTGCTCGCCGCGTGGGCCTGGGGCGCGAGCCGCGTCATCGACGTGATCGAGCAGTCCGGTTCCACCACGATCCGCGCGGACGGCATCGGGGTCACCGGGTGCTCGCGGTACGGCAAGAGCGCGTTCGCGGTCGGCGCGTTCGACCAGCGCGTCGCCCTCACCATGCCGATCGAGTCCGGCAGCGCGGGCGCCCCGGCGTTCCGCTCCATCGCGGGCGAGAGCGGCGCGCAGCCGCTGAGCAGCGCGTACGGCGAGCAGCCCTGGCTCGGCGACGCGTTCTCCGCCTACACCGGCAACCCGAACGCGCTGCCGATCGACACCCACCAGGTCATCGGGATGATCGCCCCGCGCGGCCTGCTGCTGCTGGAGAACCCGCACGTCGACTGGCTCGCCGCGCGCTCCGGCAGCGTCGCCGCGCTCGCCGGGGCCGAGGTGTACAAGGCGCTCGGCGCGGCCGACAACATCTCCTACTGGTCGGACGTGCAGGACGGCACGCACTGCGCCTCGCGCCCGGAGTGGCGCGGCCCGATCCAGGACAACATCCGCGAGCACCTGCTCAGGTCCGGCAACGCCCCGCAGGTCTTCCGGGTCTCCGCGAAGAAGGCCGGGAACCTCGCCCAGTGGCGCGACTGGCAGACCCCGGTCCTGACCGGCGGCGGCGAGCCGACCAGCACCACCACCACGACCACGACCACCGGCGCCACGGCCACCACCACTCCCCCGCCGGGCGCGGGCTGCACGGCCAGCGCCTCGGTCAACCAGTGGAACGGCGGGTTCGTCGCCACGGTCACGGTCACCGCGAACCGGGCGATCACCGGCTGGACGGTCGGCGCGACCCTGCCCTCGGGCGCGACGATCACGAACTCCTGGAACACCACCCGCACCGGCGCGTCCGGTCCCGTGACGTTCACCGACGCCGGGTTCAACGGCGCGCTGGCGGCCGGGCGGTCCACCGAGTTCGGCTACCAGGCCACCGGCGCCGCCCCGACCGCCGCGCTCACCTGCACGGCGCGATAA
- a CDS encoding FAD-dependent oxidoreductase encodes MATTRAVVLGAGIAGLLAARVLADHVGEVLLVERDRLPQGPRERSGTPQGRHTHVLLSGGAHAVDHLLPGVTDELLGLGAQRVGVPDRMLVLLPAGWVSRFPEAQFVLSASRALVEHVVRERVLADERVHLLESTDATGLLGGPERVTGVLVRDRRDGRTGRVAADYVVDATGHRSAAPVWLSALGARPPAEEHVDPGEFYSTRLYAGRSDAPAVTVLPDPDHPAQVRSGLLCPIEGDRWSVTLVGTREQRPPTDEEAFARCAGRLRHPVIGDLIADARPLGPPRGLRSPANRRLRFREADGWPEGFVVLGDAACTLNPVHGQGMALAALGAVAFSEALGERGIRYGAARAQRAVERVSRGAWGVATGLDLRFPATTGPRPGAWGRAVARVLDRVHFAATGSPVVARAWLDVRALVEPPRSLLRPRVLVAAARGPLHPPQANPPLRPWELPHSAVRVLPG; translated from the coding sequence ATGGCCACCACCCGAGCAGTGGTGCTGGGAGCGGGCATCGCGGGCCTGCTGGCCGCCCGCGTGCTGGCCGACCACGTCGGCGAGGTGCTGCTGGTCGAGCGGGACCGGTTGCCGCAGGGGCCGCGCGAGCGGTCCGGCACGCCGCAGGGCAGGCACACGCACGTGCTGCTGTCCGGTGGCGCGCACGCGGTCGACCACCTGCTGCCGGGGGTCACCGACGAGCTGCTCGGCCTGGGCGCGCAGCGCGTGGGCGTGCCCGACCGGATGCTCGTGCTGCTGCCCGCCGGGTGGGTGTCGAGGTTCCCCGAGGCGCAGTTCGTGCTCAGCGCGAGCCGGGCGCTGGTCGAGCACGTGGTGCGCGAGCGGGTCCTCGCCGACGAGCGCGTCCACCTGCTGGAGAGCACCGACGCCACCGGCCTGCTCGGCGGCCCGGAGCGGGTCACCGGCGTCCTGGTGCGCGACCGGCGCGACGGCCGCACCGGGCGCGTCGCCGCCGACTACGTCGTCGACGCCACCGGACACCGCTCGGCCGCGCCGGTGTGGCTGTCCGCGCTGGGGGCGCGGCCACCGGCCGAGGAGCACGTCGACCCCGGCGAGTTCTACAGCACCAGGCTGTACGCGGGCCGCTCGGACGCGCCCGCCGTGACCGTCCTGCCCGACCCCGACCACCCCGCCCAGGTGCGCAGCGGGCTGCTGTGCCCGATCGAGGGCGACCGGTGGAGCGTCACCCTGGTCGGCACGCGCGAGCAGCGACCGCCGACCGACGAGGAGGCGTTCGCCCGCTGCGCGGGGCGGCTGCGGCACCCGGTGATCGGCGACCTGATCGCCGACGCCCGGCCCCTCGGCCCGCCGAGGGGGTTGCGCTCGCCCGCGAACCGGAGGCTGCGGTTCCGGGAGGCGGACGGGTGGCCGGAGGGGTTCGTGGTGCTGGGGGACGCGGCGTGCACGCTCAACCCGGTGCACGGGCAGGGGATGGCGTTGGCGGCGCTCGGCGCGGTGGCGTTCTCGGAAGCCCTGGGGGAGCGGGGCATCCGGTACGGGGCGGCCCGCGCGCAGCGCGCGGTGGAGCGGGTGTCGCGGGGCGCGTGGGGCGTGGCGACCGGGCTGGACCTGAGGTTCCCGGCCACGACCGGGCCCCGGCCGGGGGCGTGGGGGCGGGCGGTGGCGCGGGTGCTGGACCGGGTGCACTTCGCGGCGACCGGGAGCCCGGTGGTGGCGCGGGCGTGGCTGGACGTGCGGGCGCTGGTCGAGCCGCCGCGCAGCCTGCTGCGCCCGCGCGTGCTGGTGGCGGCGGCGCGCGGACCGCTGCACCCGCCGCAGGCGAACCCGCCGCTGCGACCGTGGGAGCTGCCGCACTCGGCGGTGCGGGTGCTGCCGGGGTGA
- a CDS encoding WXG100 family type VII secretion target gives MESPPGMEITEENAFTGSLFISSWDEMIDSIGEDAETEAERVLDVTFAAIGAASSTAVLAVDPFGTILGAGIGWLIEHVTFLREPLDQLVGDPDDVNANVAATKANAVEMRVLAETHRNTLAQPQEWSGQSQEAFKASMAELGEELDSLANAVEQKAKIVAVCGVLVQVLRDIVRDMIAQFLGSLLAGAIAAAAAAFFTFGASIAGFIGYAVGKAVALGVNIASRLARLVGGLGRQMGRIKDLDEITEGIGKGWKRFENVADVSEIGYESWKAQEGVDRAIDRAV, from the coding sequence GTGGAATCACCTCCCGGGATGGAGATCACCGAGGAGAACGCGTTCACAGGCTCCCTGTTCATCTCGTCCTGGGACGAGATGATCGATTCCATCGGCGAGGACGCCGAGACCGAGGCGGAGAGGGTGCTCGACGTGACCTTCGCGGCCATCGGCGCCGCGTCCTCGACGGCGGTGCTGGCCGTCGACCCGTTCGGGACGATCCTGGGCGCGGGCATCGGCTGGCTCATCGAGCACGTCACGTTCCTGCGGGAACCGCTCGACCAGCTCGTGGGCGACCCGGACGACGTCAACGCCAACGTGGCGGCCACCAAGGCCAACGCGGTGGAGATGCGGGTGCTGGCCGAGACGCACCGCAACACCCTGGCGCAGCCGCAGGAGTGGAGCGGGCAGTCCCAGGAGGCGTTCAAGGCCAGCATGGCCGAGCTCGGCGAGGAGCTCGACTCGCTGGCCAACGCGGTCGAGCAGAAGGCGAAGATCGTCGCCGTCTGCGGGGTGCTCGTGCAGGTGCTGCGCGACATCGTCCGCGACATGATCGCCCAGTTCCTGGGCTCGCTGCTGGCGGGCGCGATCGCCGCAGCCGCCGCCGCGTTCTTCACGTTCGGCGCGTCCATCGCGGGCTTCATCGGGTACGCGGTCGGCAAGGCCGTCGCGCTGGGCGTGAACATCGCCTCGCGCCTGGCCAGGCTCGTCGGCGGCCTCGGCCGCCAGATGGGCCGCATCAAGGACCTGGACGAGATCACCGAGGGCATCGGCAAGGGCTGGAAGCGGTTCGAGAACGTCGCCGACGTCTCCGAGATCGGCTACGAGTCCTGGAAGGCGCAGGAAGGCGTCGACCGCGCGATCGACCGGGCCGTCTGA